A stretch of Candidatus Vicinibacter affinis DNA encodes these proteins:
- a CDS encoding CBS domain-containing protein, which yields MINNNLFSSQIIPAKLGSLIKDVLINMQENQINHLPVISQGSYLGLINADILKEEKSDFIITEKNIFLSTVASPGELFIHLWAKIIRLDLSCLPIVDSNRTYIGCVTKPDLIKYYSQNFSTLEPGSIVVISMRRLDYSLVLLSQIVEEHNGIILSNFISEISEDNTVLVTLKLNQVDPQAILNHFYRHEIEIKNVFSEGEYTDIFKDRYDEFMHFLNV from the coding sequence ATGATCAACAACAATTTATTTTCAAGCCAAATCATCCCTGCAAAATTAGGCAGTTTAATAAAGGATGTCTTGATTAATATGCAGGAGAATCAAATAAACCACTTACCTGTAATTTCACAAGGATCGTATCTGGGGCTAATTAATGCGGATATATTAAAAGAAGAAAAAAGTGATTTTATAATCACTGAAAAAAATATTTTTCTAAGTACTGTCGCGAGTCCAGGAGAACTTTTTATTCATTTGTGGGCTAAAATAATCAGGTTAGATTTAAGTTGTCTTCCAATTGTAGATTCTAATAGAACCTATATTGGGTGTGTAACAAAGCCAGATTTAATAAAGTATTATTCACAAAATTTTTCTACTTTGGAACCAGGGAGCATAGTTGTTATATCAATGAGGAGACTGGATTATTCTTTGGTTTTGTTATCACAAATTGTAGAAGAACACAATGGTATAATTTTAAGTAATTTTATTTCTGAAATCTCAGAAGATAACACAGTTTTAGTCACTTTGAAATTAAACCAAGTCGATCCACAAGCAATTTTGAATCACTTTTACAGACATGAAATAGAAATAAAAAATGTCTTTTCCGAAGGTGAGTATACAGATATATTTAAGGACAGGTATGATGAATTTATGCATTTTTTAAATGTATAG
- a CDS encoding NINE protein, whose product MKNKWVAVLLAIMAGGFGVHRFYLRQPELGLLYIGIYFWMSFFKILSFPLSTLLGWYDAYRLLMMDQNEFDRRYNSHNFRDRYGNRRDQTKEQTSRQGKYILLDEDENTTQKSRRGYFDLYKNKKKSESHKQSGIKKFKNYDIKGAIEEFKLALDLNHNDTATHFNIACAYSVSEKAIEAFKHLDEATSLGFKDFDKIMTHESLAYIRVMPEFETFKANQFRLSSDILQSLNLSKQEEILELNKIREKTLVENKGSYGSYFQNRINDPFK is encoded by the coding sequence ATGAAAAATAAATGGGTTGCTGTTTTGTTGGCAATCATGGCAGGAGGTTTTGGAGTTCATAGATTTTACCTCAGACAACCTGAATTGGGTTTGTTATATATTGGTATCTATTTTTGGATGAGTTTTTTTAAAATTTTAAGTTTTCCCCTGTCAACTTTATTAGGGTGGTATGATGCATATAGGTTATTAATGATGGATCAGAATGAATTTGACAGAAGATACAACAGCCATAATTTTAGAGATAGGTATGGTAATAGGAGAGATCAAACAAAGGAACAAACTTCTCGTCAGGGCAAATACATCTTATTAGATGAAGATGAGAACACTACTCAAAAGAGTAGAAGAGGATATTTTGATTTGTATAAAAATAAAAAGAAAAGCGAATCTCATAAACAAAGTGGAATAAAAAAATTTAAAAATTATGACATAAAGGGGGCTATTGAAGAGTTTAAATTGGCACTAGACTTAAATCATAATGATACGGCTACTCATTTTAATATAGCCTGCGCATATTCAGTTAGTGAAAAAGCAATAGAGGCTTTTAAACATCTTGATGAAGCTACTTCTTTGGGATTTAAAGATTTTGATAAAATTATGACTCATGAGTCTTTGGCTTACATCAGAGTAATGCCAGAATTTGAAACTTTTAAAGCAAATCAATTTAGACTTAGTTCAGATATTTTACAAAGTTTAAACCTAAGCAAGCAGGAAGAGATTTTAGAATTGAATAAAATCAGAGAAAAGACACTGGTTGAAAACAAAGGTAGTTATGGTAGTTACTTTCAGAACAGAATAAATGATCCCTTTAAATGA
- a CDS encoding SpoIIE family protein phosphatase, whose translation MNREQGILTKMENELSLKQLQITSLLNITQAINENLPQEDLFNMYKNFLTWELSIEKIALFIRDNNSWNLCVEYNIDHNVKIEELPVLFMQFTRLHTIKPQDDPRLQEFEFIIPVYHKKQPIAYSLISGVKRSEDVFNNIQFITSITNIIAVAIENKMLVRGQIVQEKEMEFAKEVTQMLIPAKMPCGTHYQLANVYRPHYKVGGDYIDFIKFSENKILFCIADVSGKGMAAAMIMANFQALVQNLGQQYRDLETLVIALNQTVSRMTKGEKYLTFFIAIADIKQNMLYYVNAGHIPPLLIKGNESTELKATTTIIGHFENLPEINEGIVRLDEDVTLIAFTDGLVDIKNKSGKNYNTEMLKRHILENKMLDAEQTAGSVMEELLTFKEDQEVPDDIAILTFKFYKDEK comes from the coding sequence ATGAACAGGGAACAAGGCATATTAACAAAAATGGAAAATGAGTTGAGCCTAAAACAGCTTCAAATAACTTCGTTGCTAAATATAACACAAGCGATCAATGAAAACTTACCGCAGGAGGATCTTTTTAATATGTATAAAAATTTCCTAACCTGGGAGCTAAGTATAGAAAAAATTGCTCTGTTCATAAGGGATAATAATTCATGGAATTTGTGTGTAGAGTATAATATTGATCACAATGTAAAAATAGAAGAACTTCCTGTTTTGTTTATGCAATTTACCAGATTGCATACAATAAAACCGCAAGATGATCCTCGGCTTCAAGAATTTGAATTTATAATTCCGGTTTATCATAAAAAGCAACCAATAGCCTATTCGCTAATAAGTGGAGTAAAAAGAAGCGAAGATGTTTTTAATAATATTCAGTTTATAACTTCAATCACCAATATCATAGCTGTTGCAATAGAAAATAAGATGCTTGTAAGGGGACAAATTGTACAAGAGAAAGAAATGGAGTTTGCAAAGGAGGTCACACAAATGCTTATTCCTGCTAAAATGCCATGCGGAACTCATTATCAGTTGGCGAACGTTTACAGACCCCATTATAAGGTAGGAGGAGATTATATTGATTTTATAAAATTTTCTGAAAATAAAATTCTTTTTTGTATTGCAGATGTTTCTGGAAAGGGCATGGCTGCTGCCATGATTATGGCTAATTTTCAAGCATTGGTTCAAAACCTTGGTCAACAGTACAGAGATCTTGAAACTCTTGTTATTGCATTAAATCAAACTGTATCCAGGATGACCAAGGGAGAAAAATATCTCACCTTTTTTATAGCCATTGCCGATATCAAGCAAAATATGCTTTATTATGTCAATGCAGGCCACATTCCTCCTTTGCTAATAAAGGGAAACGAGTCAACGGAATTAAAAGCTACCACCACAATTATTGGGCATTTTGAAAATCTTCCTGAAATTAATGAAGGGATAGTTAGGTTAGATGAAGATGTGACACTTATAGCATTTACAGATGGATTGGTCGATATAAAGAACAAATCTGGCAAAAATTATAATACAGAAATGCTTAAAAGACATATCTTGGAAAACAAAATGTTAGACGCAGAGCAAACGGCAGGAAGTGTAATGGAAGAGTTATTAACTTTTAAAGAAGATCAGGAGGTACCTGATGATATTGCAATTTTGACTTTTAAATTTTACAAAGATGAAAAATAA
- a CDS encoding ABC transporter permease yields MNFKYSLKVSDALYYFATIYLSVAIIFGLLGYLICIDQTKNCNTQVPEIALNNPGFVACFLPPSNLPNQTILEKWVYGEDSFEKLTLSKFGDKIGFCRTYLFGTDRYGRDIYSRIIIGLRFTLLISFASVFLSVLIGTLLGALSGYFGGVFDHLISFFISLFWSLPTVLLAFIILLVFGKNFWSIFISIGLTMWGDLARLVRGQVMAFKQATFVQAAKALGFSDIRILIHHIFPNITGPIWIQISANFALAILLESGLSFLGLGLQPPVPTLGNIMQEQYTLIFSGRTMQGLIPAIVVVLLILSFQLVTNHLRDKLDIKIALK; encoded by the coding sequence ATGAATTTTAAATATTCTTTAAAGGTTTCCGATGCGCTATATTACTTTGCAACAATCTACCTATCGGTAGCAATAATTTTTGGTTTACTTGGATATTTAATTTGTATTGACCAGACAAAAAATTGCAACACGCAGGTTCCAGAAATAGCTTTGAATAATCCTGGTTTTGTGGCTTGCTTTTTACCCCCGAGCAATTTGCCAAATCAGACTATTTTAGAAAAATGGGTTTATGGAGAAGATTCTTTTGAAAAGTTGACACTTTCAAAGTTTGGCGATAAGATTGGCTTTTGCAGGACATATCTTTTTGGTACCGATCGATATGGACGAGACATTTATAGTAGAATTATTATTGGACTCAGATTTACACTTTTGATAAGTTTTGCTTCTGTTTTTTTGTCTGTTTTAATAGGCACTTTACTAGGTGCATTGTCGGGATATTTTGGTGGTGTTTTTGACCATCTCATTTCTTTTTTTATTAGTTTGTTTTGGTCTTTACCAACTGTTTTATTGGCATTTATAATTTTATTGGTATTTGGAAAGAATTTTTGGTCGATTTTTATTTCAATTGGTCTTACAATGTGGGGAGATTTAGCCAGACTGGTCAGAGGACAAGTAATGGCTTTTAAGCAAGCAACTTTCGTTCAAGCAGCAAAAGCGCTTGGTTTCTCAGATATTAGAATTCTTATTCATCATATTTTTCCCAATATTACCGGTCCAATATGGATTCAGATTTCTGCAAACTTTGCATTGGCTATATTATTAGAGTCTGGATTATCTTTTCTTGGTTTGGGACTGCAACCGCCTGTTCCAACATTGGGAAACATTATGCAAGAGCAATATACGTTAATTTTTAGCGGAAGGACAATGCAGGGATTAATTCCGGCTATTGTTGTAGTTTTGTTAATACTTTCTTTTCAACTAGTAACCAATCATTTAAGGGACAAACTTGATATAAAAATAGCACTGAAATAA
- a CDS encoding pyrophosphatase produces MEEVGELSRYMARVYGEQSFKNSEGVEDPKARIQDELADIIFVCICLANQMDIDLEKAFNENILKKTERDSKRHLDNEKL; encoded by the coding sequence ATGGAAGAAGTTGGAGAGCTATCGAGGTACATGGCAAGGGTTTATGGGGAGCAGTCTTTCAAAAACTCTGAAGGTGTAGAAGATCCGAAAGCAAGAATTCAAGATGAATTAGCTGATATTATATTCGTGTGTATATGCCTTGCAAATCAAATGGATATAGATCTTGAAAAAGCATTCAATGAAAATATATTAAAAAAGACAGAAAGAGACAGTAAAAGACACCTTGACAATGAAAAATTATGA
- a CDS encoding D-tyrosyl-tRNA(Tyr) deacylase yields the protein MRIIIQRVTEAIIIIDKAIHTSIGPGLCVLVGIGINDDEADADWIISKLVQIRIFSDENDKMNFNVSEINGEILLVSQFTLFASTKKGNRPGFSDSAKPEIGKKLYDYFCEQAENRIPGKIRTGIFGADMQIKLTNDGPVTIVMDSKNRE from the coding sequence GTGAGAATAATAATACAAAGAGTTACAGAAGCCATAATAATTATTGATAAAGCAATACACACCAGCATTGGTCCAGGTCTTTGCGTATTGGTAGGAATCGGAATTAATGATGATGAGGCAGATGCAGATTGGATTATTTCAAAATTAGTTCAAATCCGAATTTTTTCAGACGAGAATGATAAAATGAATTTTAATGTTTCTGAAATTAATGGTGAAATACTATTAGTTAGTCAATTTACCTTATTTGCAAGCACTAAAAAAGGGAACAGACCAGGTTTTAGTGATTCAGCAAAGCCAGAAATTGGAAAAAAATTATATGATTATTTTTGTGAACAGGCAGAAAATAGGATCCCGGGAAAGATAAGAACAGGTATTTTTGGAGCAGATATGCAGATAAAATTAACTAATGATGGTCCAGTAACAATAGTTATGGATTCTAAAAATAGGGAATAG
- a CDS encoding COX15/CtaA family protein has translation MIIKVQSKAVRIWLFFGLIMVAVQIFLGGITRLTGSGLSITKWEIVTGSIIPLTEDAWNESFNLYKETPQYKKINNGISISEFKYIYWWEYLHRLWARIMGFVFIFPFFLFIRKGILHRWLVKDLLFIVFLAVIVASLGWIMVASGLINRPWVNAYKLSFHLCAASILVGYLLWTNLKAVYGFSYDQYKRNYSIYYGLIPILFFLQIFLGGLMSGMKAALVAPTWPDINGVIIPGEVRAISDFTSFIFRDYESNPGSSIIVQFFHRSFAYSILFFVGCVICIQKLKKGTVDINILWLFLFTLLQGVIGILTLVYSQGSVPLWFGVLHQMLGIFCFCFSIFSWYTVRFRE, from the coding sequence ATGATTATAAAAGTACAAAGTAAGGCTGTAAGAATCTGGTTATTCTTTGGACTTATTATGGTTGCTGTCCAGATCTTTTTAGGTGGTATAACTAGACTGACGGGTTCGGGGTTAAGTATCACAAAATGGGAAATTGTTACAGGGTCTATTATTCCGCTGACAGAAGATGCATGGAATGAAAGTTTTAATCTTTATAAGGAAACTCCCCAGTATAAGAAGATTAATAATGGAATAAGTATTTCTGAATTTAAATATATTTATTGGTGGGAATATTTGCACAGATTATGGGCCCGCATAATGGGATTTGTATTCATCTTTCCTTTTTTCTTATTTATTAGAAAAGGTATTTTGCATAGGTGGCTGGTTAAGGATTTATTATTTATAGTTTTTTTGGCAGTCATTGTAGCATCGCTTGGATGGATAATGGTCGCAAGTGGATTAATTAATAGACCCTGGGTAAATGCCTACAAATTATCTTTCCATTTATGTGCAGCCAGTATTCTTGTTGGATATTTATTATGGACTAATTTAAAAGCAGTCTATGGATTCAGCTATGATCAATACAAGAGAAATTATTCGATTTATTATGGATTAATTCCCATTCTTTTCTTTCTACAAATATTTTTAGGTGGTTTGATGAGCGGCATGAAGGCAGCTTTAGTAGCACCAACATGGCCGGATATTAACGGTGTAATTATTCCTGGTGAGGTTAGAGCTATCTCTGATTTTACCTCATTTATATTTAGGGATTATGAATCCAATCCAGGCAGTTCTATAATTGTTCAATTTTTTCACAGGTCTTTTGCATATTCAATATTGTTCTTTGTAGGTTGCGTTATTTGTATACAAAAGTTGAAAAAGGGTACAGTTGATATAAATATTTTATGGCTATTTTTATTTACTCTATTACAAGGTGTTATAGGAATACTTACATTAGTTTATTCTCAGGGTAGTGTGCCTTTATGGTTTGGAGTATTGCATCAGATGTTAGGAATTTTTTGTTTTTGTTTTAGTATTTTTAGTTGGTATACTGTTCGTTTCCGGGAGTAA
- a CDS encoding alpha/beta hydrolase, producing MTLEIIHEGRFKYIESKSEGEVILLLHGLFGALSNFKGIIDYFGSKYRVIVPILPIYELPILQVSLTGLVNYVYDFVRHKDLDKIHLLGNSLGGHVGLLYALEDLDRVSSITLTGSSGLYESGMGNTFPKRGDYDFIKTKTEATFYDPNVATKELVDEVYGIVNDRGKAIRVIATAKSAIRHNLGDKLHLIERPALLIWGANDIVTPPFVGEKFKELLPSSKLFILEKCGHAPMMEKPEEFNLIFEKFLKEIS from the coding sequence ATGACATTGGAAATTATCCATGAGGGAAGATTTAAGTACATTGAATCAAAAAGTGAAGGAGAAGTAATATTACTCCTACATGGATTGTTCGGGGCCTTAAGTAATTTTAAAGGAATCATAGATTATTTTGGAAGTAAATATAGGGTGATAGTCCCGATTTTGCCAATATATGAATTACCCATTCTTCAGGTTTCACTTACTGGCTTGGTTAATTATGTATATGATTTCGTACGTCACAAGGATTTGGATAAAATACATCTCTTAGGTAATTCTTTAGGTGGTCATGTTGGCTTATTATATGCTTTAGAGGACTTGGATAGAGTTTCTTCAATAACATTGACAGGAAGTTCCGGGTTGTATGAAAGTGGAATGGGTAATACTTTTCCAAAAAGAGGTGATTACGATTTTATTAAAACAAAAACAGAAGCTACGTTTTACGATCCCAATGTTGCAACCAAGGAGTTGGTAGATGAAGTTTATGGAATTGTGAATGACAGAGGTAAAGCGATAAGAGTAATTGCAACTGCCAAGTCTGCCATCAGGCATAATCTTGGTGATAAGCTTCATTTAATAGAGAGACCAGCTCTGTTAATATGGGGAGCAAATGATATAGTTACTCCGCCTTTTGTGGGTGAAAAGTTTAAAGAGTTATTACCAAGTTCAAAACTATTTATTTTGGAAAAATGTGGGCATGCTCCAATGATGGAAAAGCCTGAAGAGTTTAACTTGATTTTCGAGAAATTTTTGAAAGAAATTTCATAA
- a CDS encoding sigma-70 family RNA polymerase sigma factor — MDVELIIQGCLLGDRKFQKALFDRFSGKMMAVCMRYSKHKMEAEDLLQDGFIKVFQNLNQYKSEGPFEQWIRRIMINNAIKKYHKKSNQNEFLSSDDMPEMFEAEEGMTNLFYNELIEMVEELPDGYRMVFNLYAIEGYSHKEISEMLLIEESTSRSQLVKARKVLQEKLMNSQKVTI; from the coding sequence ATGGATGTAGAACTAATCATACAGGGCTGTCTTTTGGGAGATAGAAAGTTTCAAAAGGCATTGTTTGATCGTTTTTCTGGAAAGATGATGGCGGTTTGTATGAGATATTCCAAACATAAAATGGAAGCGGAGGATTTACTCCAAGATGGCTTTATTAAGGTATTCCAAAATTTAAATCAATATAAGTCCGAAGGTCCATTTGAACAATGGATTAGAAGAATTATGATAAACAATGCAATTAAGAAATATCATAAGAAAAGTAACCAAAATGAATTTTTAAGTTCAGATGATATGCCGGAAATGTTTGAGGCAGAAGAAGGAATGACCAACTTGTTCTATAATGAGCTTATTGAAATGGTGGAGGAATTACCTGATGGTTACCGTATGGTTTTTAATTTATACGCAATAGAAGGGTATAGTCATAAAGAAATTTCTGAGATGCTTTTAATTGAAGAAAGTACATCTCGATCTCAACTTGTTAAGGCAAGAAAAGTGTTGCAAGAAAAATTAATGAATAGTCAAAAAGTTACAATATGA
- a CDS encoding DUF1905 domain-containing protein has product MSIVFESQIEKYGNKGEKTGWTYILIDIHKAKQLNPTRKTSFRVKGLLDSLPIQGISILPIGDGHFILPLNLTLRKLLKKRVGDKIKVNISIDVTPYIIDPDFVDCLSTESEAYTFFKSLPESHQKYFSKWIQSSKTSETKAKRIAEAVWALSKKRGYADMIRSRKSNNL; this is encoded by the coding sequence ATGTCAATAGTGTTTGAATCACAAATTGAAAAGTATGGAAACAAAGGTGAAAAAACAGGTTGGACTTACATTCTGATTGATATTCACAAGGCAAAACAGCTAAACCCAACAAGAAAAACTTCATTTCGAGTCAAAGGACTATTGGATAGCTTACCCATTCAGGGAATAAGCATTTTACCTATTGGAGACGGTCATTTTATTCTACCTCTTAATTTGACTTTAAGAAAATTATTAAAAAAAAGGGTAGGTGATAAAATAAAGGTTAATATTTCTATCGATGTTACCCCATACATCATCGATCCTGATTTTGTAGATTGTTTAAGCACAGAATCCGAAGCATATACCTTTTTCAAAAGTCTTCCGGAATCACACCAAAAATATTTTTCTAAATGGATCCAGTCATCAAAAACGAGCGAGACAAAAGCCAAAAGAATTGCAGAAGCCGTATGGGCGTTGTCAAAAAAAAGGGGTTATGCAGACATGATTCGAAGCAGAAAAAGCAATAATTTATAA
- a CDS encoding glycosyltransferase family 2 protein, with translation MVYTKVSIIIPAFNEEATIEAVIERVLAVDINLKKEIIVVNDGSKDKTEENALRVIELHNDKPDVSFKYKRKDNGGKGSAMKLGYSIATGDILICQDADLELFPEDYPNLLKPFFQNPEQRVVYGSRILGGNTMGESAFYFGGRLVSLITSILFGTKLTDQPTGYKIFHKELIPILVNAHHNGFEWEAEITAKILKRKYNIKEVPIRYLPRKVGKKLRWVDGVKIVWTLFKYKIQS, from the coding sequence ATGGTTTACACCAAAGTAAGTATCATCATCCCGGCCTTTAACGAGGAGGCAACAATAGAAGCCGTAATAGAAAGGGTTTTAGCTGTTGACATTAATCTTAAGAAGGAAATAATCGTAGTGAATGACGGATCAAAAGACAAAACGGAAGAGAACGCATTAAGGGTGATTGAACTACATAATGACAAACCAGATGTTTCTTTTAAATATAAACGAAAGGATAATGGTGGAAAGGGAAGTGCAATGAAATTAGGATATTCAATAGCGACGGGAGATATTCTTATTTGTCAAGATGCAGACTTGGAATTATTTCCGGAAGATTATCCGAATCTGCTTAAACCATTTTTTCAGAACCCAGAACAAAGGGTTGTTTATGGTTCTAGAATTTTGGGGGGGAACACTATGGGAGAAAGTGCTTTTTATTTTGGAGGTCGTCTCGTTAGTTTAATTACATCTATTCTTTTCGGAACAAAGCTTACCGATCAGCCAACAGGTTATAAAATATTTCACAAGGAGTTGATCCCAATTCTTGTTAATGCACACCATAACGGTTTTGAATGGGAAGCAGAAATTACCGCAAAAATTCTAAAAAGGAAATATAACATTAAAGAGGTCCCAATTAGATATTTGCCGAGAAAGGTGGGGAAAAAGTTACGATGGGTAGATGGGGTAAAAATTGTATGGACACTCTTTAAGTACAAAATACAATCCTAA
- a CDS encoding glycosyltransferase family 39 protein, translating to MRIERMNEGLKRYGSLWVILFFYIAGVFIKQPWKGDTLEQKAIYWDVISYYAYLPAAIIHGDLSLGFLKNPVKDSNFVNLYWPTRLENGKEIIKTTMGWAILNTPAFLIGHLSAKLFDYSQDGFSAPYQAAIAFNNVLFCLLGFFYLFRLLSRFFAANTVHLTMISIALGTNIFYYTSFTNPISHCYEFALILMFLWYSLRWFETPQPKILYLMGFLLGLIVLIRPLNLIVVIIPSLFQVDQQNFVIRQWLLVKKHFLQILIAGVCMFLVILPQLIYWKLNSGNWVFNSYVGEQFFWSRPMLTEFLFSYRKGWLLYTPMMALMLFGFVIQKKTLNQILPQILILLLVMIWVNSCWWCWWFGGTFGCRVLVDFYGLFAFPLAVVIEYCLSRHFMSRLTFTIFLAFIIFVNLFQTRQKLEGQIHWDSMTKDAYWQVFLKRRFPENYDSLLKTPDYEAAKNGKVVR from the coding sequence GTGAGGATAGAACGCATGAATGAAGGACTTAAAAGATATGGCTCATTGTGGGTCATACTGTTTTTCTACATTGCGGGCGTTTTTATCAAACAACCCTGGAAAGGAGACACTCTAGAGCAAAAAGCAATTTATTGGGATGTCATTTCTTACTATGCTTATCTCCCTGCTGCAATTATCCACGGCGATTTAAGTTTGGGATTTCTTAAAAATCCAGTTAAAGATTCCAATTTTGTAAATCTCTATTGGCCCACACGGTTAGAAAATGGAAAAGAGATCATAAAAACAACAATGGGTTGGGCCATATTAAATACACCTGCCTTTTTGATTGGACACCTTTCTGCCAAACTATTTGATTACAGTCAAGATGGTTTTTCAGCACCCTATCAAGCCGCCATTGCATTCAACAATGTTTTGTTTTGCTTGCTTGGATTTTTTTATCTTTTTCGCCTTCTTTCTCGTTTTTTTGCTGCCAATACAGTTCACCTAACCATGATATCCATTGCGTTAGGGACAAATATTTTTTATTATACGTCTTTCACAAATCCAATAAGTCACTGCTATGAGTTTGCGCTTATATTGATGTTTCTCTGGTATTCATTGAGGTGGTTTGAAACACCCCAACCCAAAATTTTATATTTGATGGGTTTTCTTTTAGGTTTAATAGTTCTAATAAGACCTCTTAATTTGATAGTGGTAATTATTCCATCGTTATTTCAAGTTGATCAGCAGAACTTTGTGATTAGACAATGGTTGCTTGTTAAGAAACACTTCTTGCAGATTTTGATTGCAGGGGTTTGTATGTTTCTTGTTATTTTACCTCAATTGATTTATTGGAAGCTTAACTCTGGAAATTGGGTTTTTAACTCTTATGTTGGAGAACAATTTTTTTGGAGTCGGCCAATGTTGACTGAGTTTCTATTTTCTTATAGAAAGGGATGGTTACTTTACACACCTATGATGGCCCTTATGTTGTTTGGTTTTGTTATTCAGAAAAAAACTTTAAACCAGATTTTACCACAAATTCTAATATTATTATTGGTTATGATCTGGGTCAATTCTTGTTGGTGGTGTTGGTGGTTTGGCGGAACCTTTGGTTGTAGAGTTTTAGTTGATTTCTATGGCTTGTTTGCATTTCCCCTCGCTGTAGTAATTGAGTATTGTTTATCTCGCCATTTTATGTCTAGGTTAACTTTTACAATTTTTTTAGCCTTCATTATTTTTGTTAATCTCTTTCAGACGCGTCAGAAGCTGGAGGGACAAATTCATTGGGATTCGATGACAAAAGATGCTTATTGGCAAGTATTTTTAAAAAGAAGGTTTCCAGAGAACTATGATTCTCTTTTAAAAACACCTGACTATGAAGCTGCCAAAAATGGCAAAGTTGTCAGGTAA